The nucleotide window TTGTCACATAAGTTCAGCGAGCTATATTGTCACATAAGTTCAGCGAGCTATATTGTCATATGATAAAGTCAGCGAGCTATATTGTCACATGATAAATTCAGCGAGCTATATTGTCACATGATAAAGTCAGCgagctattttttttttttttttcccatcccaaaatatatatgaacagTCATAAATATAATCAAACAAAGAATATATAGCTTCCCAAAAATGTATAGCTTCCCAAAAATGTATAGCTTCCCCAAAATGTATACATTCccaaaaatgtatatattcaaCATGAACAGTTTATTAAATATGCCGCTTTAGTTTGTGTtagtaaattattaaaatggttatatatttttttggcaataatttatcatttgattttcaatattaggaAATGGTGAGTATGTAGACTCATTTATTTGTAATTTCGTATGAACTTTtgtatccatattttttaaaaataaattatataattatttcaaAAGCCGTTTACGAAAAAATAACAcaaaacaattaaaaaaaaataatttaacaaataaaatatgatacaatATAATGTAATGTAGTATAATGTAGTATAATGCAATATTATGAACagttaataaataatgttCATATAAGTTGTGGTgacatattttttgtattttgtttgaattttatttatataattttttctaggacatcatttatttcatcCTTCATAAAACCAACAAGTTCATTCTTGAATTGTAAAAAGTCAAATGTTgttgatttttttaaaaatgaaaaatcaaatgggataatatattttttcattattatgtctgcattatttttacattcaaaaatatattcacaaAATAAAGGAAAAGAATTTATACCTTCATTGccaaataatttttcaattATCTTATTCGAATCACATcgttttatttcttcattatcttttaaatatagttttttttctaataaattataacaattatatttttttaaataaccaTAACATACATAGGGTTTTACAAGGAACAGCTTTTCCATATTCTCTTTCGTATTTACTAATAGCACTCCTTTGAATTGTTCTTGCAAATTTAGTTCCTACAAAATTGTGGAAATGAAAATGGAGAAATGAAAATAGCGAAATGAAAATGGagaaatgaaaaattgtGGATAGACGTGGACATATGCAAGCTAGCCATGTATGTATAAATACAATGTGTGcaacaatattttttcactttttaaaaataagatAATATTTAGTaagaaattattatattttttttttatatgtaccTGAAGAATTTCTTTTGATTTCAAATTAATACAATCaacattatttttcattGCAAATATACAATGTATATTATCATCAAATTTTTCATTCTctaattgtttttttaaattttcatattcattttcCTGTTTTTGCaactttttttcatattctttttttttgtatgctgtattgaattttttttttttttgtgtctGTTAAGGAAtgagatataaaaaatattaaaaaaaattattattccttataataaataatatagaacaATAGTTTTTATaagcatataataaattgtatattattttgttaaaagttgtaaaatttattattcttaCCTTTTGGGGA belongs to Plasmodium yoelii strain 17X genome assembly, chromosome: 11 and includes:
- a CDS encoding 60S ribosomal protein L7-2, putative is translated as MHKAKQNKKAINNKFGNQKKKHVKFKRVKKVKFKGEKKILIQKPEKDQTPQKTQKKKKFNTAYKKKEYEKKLQKQENEYENLKKQLENEKFDDNIHCIFAMKNNVDCINLKSKEILQELNLQEQFKGVLLVNTKENMEKLFLVKPYVCYGYLKKYNCYNLLEKKLYLKDNEEIKRCDSNKIIEKLFGNEGINSFPLFCEYIFECKNNADIIMKKYIIPFDFSFLKKSTTFDFLQFKNELVGFMKDEINDVLEKII